The following are encoded together in the Naumannella cuiyingiana genome:
- a CDS encoding response regulator, giving the protein MIQIVVVDDQPLIRMGLRVLIDSEDDLALAGEAGDGRAALEVVRRVRPDVILMDIRMPGMDGLAALREITADPALATTRVIILTTFELDEYVFAALQAGAAGFCIKDDDPEELLRAVRTVAAGESLLSPSVTRRVIATFAGRPSAPVARSPQLAELTDREREVLGLIGEGCNNDEIAERLVISKATARTHVSRAMIKLGARDRAQMVIIAYQAGLVG; this is encoded by the coding sequence ATGATCCAGATCGTGGTGGTCGATGATCAGCCGCTGATCCGGATGGGCCTGCGGGTACTGATCGACAGCGAGGACGACCTGGCACTCGCCGGCGAGGCCGGGGACGGCCGCGCGGCACTGGAAGTCGTCCGCCGGGTACGCCCGGATGTGATCTTGATGGACATCCGGATGCCCGGGATGGACGGTCTCGCCGCGCTCCGCGAGATCACGGCCGACCCCGCGCTGGCCACCACCCGGGTGATCATCCTGACCACCTTCGAGCTGGACGAGTACGTCTTCGCCGCCCTGCAGGCCGGGGCCGCGGGATTCTGCATCAAGGACGACGATCCCGAGGAACTGCTGCGCGCGGTACGCACGGTCGCCGCGGGCGAGTCGCTGCTCTCGCCGTCGGTGACCCGCCGGGTGATCGCCACCTTCGCGGGCCGGCCGAGCGCGCCGGTCGCGCGGAGTCCTCAGCTCGCCGAACTGACCGATCGCGAGCGGGAGGTGCTCGGACTGATCGGCGAGGGCTGCAACAACGACGAGATCGCCGAACGGCTCGTGATCAGCAAGGCGACGGCCCGCACGCATGTCAGCCGGGCCATGATCAAGCTCGGCGCGCGCGACCGGGCCCAGATGGTGATCATTGCCTACCAGGCGGGGCTGGTCGGCTAG
- a CDS encoding histidine kinase — translation MQSDPAAMPAPAGPRENRAVLVDVALALVIGWILGAAAQVAHWSGQLAPGRRHGPGPTGNEAGHDWPRWAEGMGQPPPGVPWPALIAAVVILLAVALRRAYPRAAFAGALVGAIGYVAAGAPFPVTLIPLALCGYAVAGREPLLRWLPIGVLVLPLAVAGWWQEAAVGLTEPGPYGVLLITAAVLASATMLALLRRARRDAHDRERREELRQAALGERLRVAREVHDIVGHSLSVISLQAGVALRVLERRPDEAAAALRAIRGSSTSALTELRQTIAAFRDDPGRGPTAPPPGLDRVDELAAALRAAGREVTVERWPDPLGPLPASIELAAFRIVQESLTNVVRHTDRAGAAVLLRRTGDELLVEVADDGPPLAAEPTPGGGLHGMRERAEGAGGTFAARRGERGGWVVSARLPIGEAP, via the coding sequence GTGCAGAGCGACCCAGCGGCCATGCCCGCCCCGGCCGGCCCGCGCGAGAACCGGGCCGTCCTCGTCGATGTCGCGCTCGCGCTGGTCATCGGCTGGATCCTCGGCGCCGCCGCCCAGGTCGCCCACTGGTCCGGACAGCTCGCGCCCGGGCGGCGCCACGGGCCGGGTCCCACAGGCAACGAGGCTGGCCACGACTGGCCGCGCTGGGCCGAGGGCATGGGTCAACCGCCGCCCGGGGTGCCCTGGCCCGCGTTGATCGCTGCGGTGGTGATCCTGCTGGCCGTGGCGCTGCGCCGGGCGTACCCGCGTGCCGCGTTCGCCGGTGCGCTGGTCGGCGCGATCGGCTATGTCGCCGCCGGCGCCCCGTTCCCGGTGACCTTGATCCCGCTGGCGCTGTGCGGGTACGCCGTCGCGGGGCGCGAGCCGTTGCTGCGTTGGCTGCCGATCGGGGTGCTGGTGCTGCCGCTGGCGGTCGCCGGCTGGTGGCAGGAGGCGGCGGTCGGGCTCACCGAGCCCGGTCCGTACGGGGTGTTGTTGATCACCGCCGCCGTGCTCGCCAGCGCGACGATGCTGGCGCTGCTCCGGCGAGCGCGACGCGATGCGCACGACCGCGAGCGCCGCGAGGAGCTTCGCCAGGCGGCCCTCGGCGAGCGGCTGCGAGTCGCCCGCGAGGTGCACGACATCGTCGGGCACAGCCTGTCGGTGATCTCGCTGCAGGCGGGCGTCGCGCTGCGAGTGCTGGAGCGCCGGCCCGACGAGGCGGCCGCGGCGCTGCGCGCCATCCGCGGATCCAGCACCAGCGCGCTGACCGAGCTCCGGCAGACGATCGCCGCCTTCCGCGACGACCCCGGCCGTGGGCCGACCGCGCCGCCGCCCGGCCTGGACCGGGTGGACGAGCTGGCCGCCGCGCTGCGGGCCGCCGGCCGCGAGGTGACCGTCGAGCGGTGGCCGGACCCACTCGGTCCGCTGCCTGCCAGCATCGAACTGGCCGCCTTCCGGATCGTGCAGGAGTCGCTGACCAATGTGGTCCGGCACACCGACCGGGCCGGGGCGGCGGTGCTGCTGCGGCGTACCGGCGACGAACTGCTTGTCGAGGTGGCCGATGACGGGCCGCCGTTGGCCGCCGAACCGACGCCGGGCGGCGGCCTGCACGGGATGCGCGAGCGCGCCGAGGGCGCCGGCGGGACGTTCGCGGCGCGCCGCGGCGAGCGCGGCGGCTGGGTGGTCTCCGCGCGGCTGCCGATCGGGGAGGCCCCATGA
- a CDS encoding SHOCT domain-containing protein has product MFCLLLIAAALVIFFLARNGKLGAPPWAARPEADARTILAERFARGDISSDEFLERASVLNWNPGADDGRRRGGANR; this is encoded by the coding sequence ATGTTCTGTCTGCTGCTGATCGCCGCCGCGCTGGTGATCTTCTTCCTGGCCCGCAACGGCAAGCTCGGGGCGCCGCCCTGGGCCGCCCGCCCGGAGGCCGATGCCCGCACCATCCTCGCCGAGCGGTTCGCCCGCGGCGACATCTCGTCCGACGAGTTCCTGGAGCGCGCCAGCGTGCTCAACTGGAATCCTGGCGCCGACGACGGCCGTCGCCGGGGCGGCGCGAATCGCTGA
- a CDS encoding GntR family transcriptional regulator produces the protein MAEPGIERRGLRDAVHERLLTMLLETRLAPGMRLSIDGLARDLDVSQTPVREALVLLERTGLVERVALKGYRVAEQLTRAQMDELLEMRELLEVAAAERAARGAVDLAPALREVHEQHAALLAEPVADDHSGHRKIFEADWAFHRVILDHAANRFLSQMADDLGAHVHRMRQTIITEHYDLAEALAEHAAILAAFEAGGDGAADAMRAHMEGVRRRARRESD, from the coding sequence ATGGCTGAGCCGGGGATCGAGCGGCGCGGATTGCGCGATGCGGTGCACGAGCGTCTGCTGACGATGCTGCTGGAGACCCGGTTGGCGCCCGGTATGCGACTGAGCATCGACGGCCTGGCGCGAGACCTCGACGTCTCGCAGACACCGGTCCGCGAGGCCCTCGTGCTGCTGGAGCGGACGGGGCTCGTCGAGCGCGTCGCGCTGAAGGGCTATCGCGTCGCGGAGCAACTGACCCGCGCCCAGATGGACGAACTGCTGGAGATGCGCGAGCTGCTGGAGGTGGCCGCGGCTGAGCGGGCCGCGCGCGGAGCCGTCGATCTCGCCCCAGCCCTGCGCGAGGTCCACGAGCAGCACGCGGCGCTGCTCGCCGAACCGGTCGCGGATGATCATTCCGGTCATCGCAAGATCTTCGAGGCCGATTGGGCATTCCACCGGGTGATTCTCGATCATGCGGCCAACCGGTTCCTCTCCCAGATGGCCGACGATCTGGGTGCCCACGTACACCGGATGCGGCAGACGATCATCACCGAGCACTACGACCTCGCCGAGGCGCTTGCCGAGCACGCCGCGATCCTGGCGGCATTCGAGGCCGGTGGCGATGGCGCCGCCGACGCGATGCGTGCACACATGGAAGGGGTACGCCGGCGGGCGCGGCGGGAGAGCGACTGA
- a CDS encoding TIM barrel protein: MYSDEGTNAMPKTPPWPLAACSLGLATVDGHGRPVADAGPDFWLAELAKVRGLGFDHLELGDIWLPIGDLDPAAVTALGQAVKEAHLDACAVHIQRRSVIDPESSADNLAYHHRAIDAAAALGVPIYSTGLHRPLTPAQQRALWFWTAPGPVDPTDPQTRALAVRRLRELADHCVELGMKLALELYEDTLLGTAEDAVRLIEDLDHDGIGLNPDVGNLIRLHRPVEDWREAYRRTLPHAVYWHAKNYQRDEAGDGSWATSMPSTLRDGLINYRDVIAMADAAGYRGPIACEHYGGDSLGVAAANREYLASLIATLPTTREDA, encoded by the coding sequence GTGTATTCCGACGAAGGGACCAACGCGATGCCGAAGACGCCACCGTGGCCACTGGCCGCCTGCTCGCTCGGGCTCGCGACCGTCGACGGGCACGGCCGCCCGGTCGCCGATGCGGGCCCCGACTTCTGGCTCGCCGAGCTGGCCAAGGTCCGCGGTCTCGGCTTCGACCACCTCGAACTCGGCGACATCTGGTTGCCGATCGGCGACCTCGACCCCGCTGCGGTCACGGCGCTCGGCCAAGCGGTCAAGGAGGCTCATCTCGACGCCTGCGCGGTGCACATCCAGCGTCGCAGCGTCATCGATCCCGAGAGCTCGGCCGACAATCTCGCCTACCACCACCGCGCGATCGACGCGGCGGCCGCGCTCGGGGTGCCGATCTACTCCACCGGCCTGCACCGCCCGCTGACCCCCGCGCAGCAGCGCGCCCTGTGGTTCTGGACCGCTCCGGGACCGGTGGACCCGACCGACCCGCAGACCCGGGCGCTCGCCGTGCGGCGGCTGCGCGAGCTGGCCGATCACTGCGTCGAGCTGGGGATGAAACTCGCGCTCGAGCTGTACGAGGACACCCTGCTCGGCACCGCCGAGGACGCGGTACGCCTGATCGAGGATCTGGACCACGACGGGATCGGCCTGAATCCCGATGTCGGCAACCTGATCCGGCTGCACCGGCCGGTGGAGGACTGGCGGGAGGCCTACCGGCGTACCCTGCCGCACGCCGTCTACTGGCACGCCAAGAACTACCAGCGCGACGAGGCCGGTGACGGCTCGTGGGCCACCTCGATGCCCAGCACCCTGCGCGACGGCCTGATCAACTACCGCGACGTGATCGCGATGGCCGACGCGGCCGGCTACCGAGGGCCGATCGCCTGCGAACACTACGGCGGCGACAGCCTCGGCGTCGCGGCCGCCAATCGCGAATACCTGGCATCCCTGATCGCCACGTTGCCCACGACCCGGGAGGACGCATGA
- a CDS encoding 4-hydroxythreonine-4-phosphate dehydrogenase PdxA, which translates to MTTTKPRIALILGDPAGVGPELVAKALADERVRGAADHLLVSDEAELAQAQADAGVEFPWSRSPQPGVPLLIDNGASRPEQGFPRAQASREGGEWVLANFRRAFELVREGLADAVVFAPLNKTSLHLAEMPGRDEMDWFETVLDDGTRATELNILPELTTARVTSHIPLSKVAAAITEQLIIERATLLRDVLVADGTADPRIGVCALNPHAGDNGNYGSEEGDLIAPAVAALREAGIRVEGPIPSDTIFIRALQHREFDGVLTMYHDQGQIAMKLTGFDRGVTMAGGLSVPVCTPAHGTAFNIVGRGEANPGAYLRALEVARAVASRPRAAART; encoded by the coding sequence ATGACCACCACCAAGCCGCGCATCGCGCTGATCCTCGGCGACCCCGCCGGCGTCGGCCCCGAACTGGTCGCCAAGGCGCTCGCCGACGAGCGGGTCCGGGGCGCCGCCGACCATCTGCTGGTCTCCGACGAGGCCGAGCTTGCCCAGGCCCAGGCCGACGCCGGGGTCGAGTTCCCGTGGTCGCGTTCACCGCAGCCCGGGGTCCCACTGCTCATCGACAACGGCGCGTCCCGTCCCGAGCAGGGGTTTCCCCGGGCGCAGGCGAGCCGGGAGGGTGGCGAGTGGGTGCTCGCCAACTTCCGTCGTGCCTTCGAGCTCGTCCGGGAGGGTCTCGCGGATGCCGTGGTCTTCGCGCCGCTGAACAAGACCTCGCTGCACCTGGCCGAGATGCCCGGCCGCGACGAGATGGACTGGTTCGAGACCGTTCTCGACGACGGCACGCGCGCGACCGAGCTGAACATCCTGCCCGAGCTGACCACCGCCCGGGTCACCTCGCACATCCCGCTCTCGAAGGTGGCCGCCGCGATCACCGAGCAGTTGATCATCGAGCGGGCCACGCTGCTGCGTGACGTCCTGGTCGCGGACGGCACCGCGGACCCGCGGATCGGCGTGTGCGCCCTGAACCCGCACGCCGGCGACAACGGCAACTACGGCAGCGAGGAGGGCGACCTGATCGCGCCCGCCGTCGCCGCGCTGCGAGAGGCCGGAATCCGCGTCGAAGGGCCCATCCCGAGCGACACCATCTTCATCCGGGCCCTGCAGCACCGCGAGTTCGACGGGGTCCTGACCATGTATCACGATCAGGGCCAGATCGCGATGAAGCTGACCGGCTTCGACCGCGGTGTGACCATGGCCGGCGGGCTCAGCGTCCCGGTCTGCACCCCCGCGCACGGCACGGCGTTCAACATCGTTGGTCGCGGCGAGGCGAACCCCGGCGCCTACCTGCGGGCCCTCGAGGTCGCCCGCGCGGTTGCCAGCCGCCCCCGCGCCGCCGCCCGCACCTGA
- a CDS encoding tripartite tricarboxylate transporter substrate binding protein: MSTIARRLAVAAAAALTTIALAACSGSAGGATGRFIPGGPVTMLVPFGAGGGSDASGRAIASGLEEITGSTITVENREGGSGAVGYSYFLGKRGNGNVLLPAETALLALPLTQDVQFDYTKFTPIMKLGDDYTLLVVPADAPYQTCPDVIDAVRQRDMFAGVSGATSHDEVIFRLIEQDQGVTFDRVPFESGGELIAALLGGQIQIANLSPSEVIGQLESGDLKALCATSEERYTDDRLKDVPTAKEQGIDVAFAQFRSVIAPGGISEEARTYWIDAARKYEQTPGYRAYIDENLMQPNVSYGDDFRAFLDDSNATLSEVLAR; this comes from the coding sequence ATGTCCACCATCGCACGACGTCTGGCGGTCGCGGCCGCGGCAGCGCTGACGACCATCGCGCTGGCCGCCTGCAGCGGCAGCGCCGGCGGCGCCACCGGCCGCTTCATACCCGGTGGACCGGTGACCATGCTCGTCCCCTTCGGCGCGGGCGGCGGCAGCGACGCGTCCGGCCGCGCGATCGCCTCCGGACTGGAGGAGATCACCGGCTCGACGATCACCGTCGAGAATCGCGAGGGCGGCTCCGGCGCGGTCGGATACTCCTATTTCCTCGGCAAGCGCGGCAACGGCAACGTCCTGCTACCCGCGGAGACCGCGCTGCTGGCGCTGCCGCTGACCCAGGACGTGCAGTTCGACTACACCAAGTTCACACCGATCATGAAGCTCGGCGATGACTACACCCTTCTCGTCGTCCCCGCCGATGCGCCGTACCAGACCTGTCCGGACGTGATCGATGCGGTACGCCAGCGGGACATGTTCGCCGGTGTCTCGGGCGCGACCAGCCACGACGAGGTGATCTTCCGGCTGATCGAACAGGACCAGGGTGTCACGTTCGACCGGGTGCCGTTCGAGTCCGGCGGCGAGCTGATCGCGGCGCTGCTCGGCGGCCAGATCCAGATCGCCAATCTCAGCCCCAGCGAGGTGATCGGACAACTCGAGTCCGGTGACCTGAAGGCGCTCTGCGCGACCTCGGAGGAGCGCTACACCGACGACCGGCTGAAGGACGTGCCGACCGCGAAGGAGCAGGGCATCGACGTGGCATTCGCCCAGTTCCGCAGCGTGATCGCGCCGGGCGGCATCTCCGAGGAGGCCCGCACCTACTGGATCGACGCGGCACGCAAGTACGAACAGACCCCGGGCTACCGGGCCTACATCGACGAGAACCTGATGCAGCCGAATGTCTCCTATGGCGACGACTTCCGCGCCTTCCTCGACGATTCCAACGCCACGCTGAGCGAGGTGTTGGCCCGATGA
- a CDS encoding tripartite tricarboxylate transporter TctB family protein, translated as MNAIQHRARGAVTALLVIIGGYAVIAGLGYGLTDDEGRVGPGLLPALAGALVAVLAVADFVVTSRAGAAAGDGVPDIDSEGRSQARRNRQLAAVVGLLFGTVIVGYFIGFMIAFTLFIFAVLLLVERRRWWQAALVAVVVMAAVWAVFEKFLGVPFPTGILWGS; from the coding sequence ATGAACGCGATCCAGCACCGCGCCCGCGGCGCGGTGACCGCACTGCTGGTGATCATCGGCGGGTACGCAGTGATCGCCGGGCTCGGTTACGGCCTGACCGACGACGAGGGGCGCGTGGGTCCCGGCCTGCTGCCAGCGCTCGCCGGCGCCCTGGTGGCCGTGCTCGCCGTCGCCGACTTCGTCGTCACGAGCCGCGCCGGCGCCGCGGCCGGCGACGGCGTACCCGACATCGACTCCGAAGGGCGCAGCCAAGCCCGACGCAACCGCCAGCTCGCCGCGGTCGTCGGACTGCTCTTCGGCACGGTGATCGTCGGCTACTTCATCGGTTTCATGATCGCCTTCACGCTGTTCATCTTCGCGGTGCTGCTGCTCGTCGAGCGGCGTCGCTGGTGGCAGGCAGCGCTGGTCGCCGTCGTGGTGATGGCCGCCGTCTGGGCGGTCTTCGAGAAGTTCCTCGGGGTGCCGTTCCCGACCGGAATCTTGTGGGGGAGCTGA
- a CDS encoding tripartite tricarboxylate transporter permease gives MLDNLMLGLSTALTPQNLLWCVIGVLLGTVIGLLPGLGSSTGVAVLLPLTFALDPVTALIMLAGIYYGAQYGGTITSVLISTPGEASSVVTTIDGYQMARQGRAGPALAIAAIGSFFAAIVSLLALLTVAPALAKAALNFGPVENLAIMLLGLVIVVTFQGGAFLRGAAMAILGVLISTVGVASGFSTARFTFGSVDLLGGIPFVEVMIGLFAVGEVLRQLRIGAAEPIRARFRDMMISRKDLLSSGPAIARGTGIGFALGTLPGAGSTLASFMAYGLESKINPNRRQFGKGAIQGVAAPESANNAAANANFIPTLALGIPGGATTAVLLGAFTIYGLQPGPLLFEQQPDLVWGLLVSFFIGNLVLLVLNLPLAPVFAQMLRIPYRYLYPIILITSLVGAYSISNNIFSVWIVLVFGLIGLVMKELDLPIAPLVLGLVLGPLLERAMVQTSALGQGNFGIVLGSPIATGVLVVAALLALLPALRHLLPRRGTRAPAEDPERDKVGQP, from the coding sequence ATGCTCGACAATCTGATGTTGGGCCTGTCGACGGCACTGACGCCGCAGAATCTGCTCTGGTGCGTGATCGGTGTCTTGTTGGGCACCGTGATCGGCCTGCTGCCGGGACTCGGCTCCTCGACCGGCGTCGCCGTGTTGTTGCCGCTCACCTTCGCGCTCGACCCGGTGACCGCACTGATCATGCTCGCCGGCATCTACTACGGTGCCCAGTACGGCGGCACGATCACCTCGGTGTTGATCTCCACCCCGGGCGAGGCATCCAGTGTGGTGACGACGATCGACGGGTACCAGATGGCCCGCCAGGGCCGCGCCGGCCCGGCACTGGCGATCGCCGCGATCGGCAGCTTCTTCGCCGCCATCGTCTCGCTGCTCGCCCTGCTCACCGTCGCGCCGGCGCTGGCCAAGGCCGCGCTGAACTTCGGGCCCGTTGAGAATCTCGCGATCATGCTGCTCGGTCTGGTGATCGTCGTGACCTTCCAGGGCGGAGCGTTCCTGCGCGGCGCGGCGATGGCGATCCTCGGCGTGCTGATCTCCACGGTGGGCGTCGCCTCCGGATTCAGTACCGCCCGCTTCACCTTCGGCTCGGTCGATCTGCTCGGCGGCATCCCGTTCGTGGAGGTGATGATCGGCCTCTTCGCCGTCGGCGAGGTGCTCCGGCAACTGCGGATCGGCGCGGCCGAACCGATCCGCGCGCGCTTCCGCGACATGATGATCTCCCGCAAGGACCTGCTCTCCTCGGGCCCGGCCATCGCGCGCGGAACGGGAATCGGCTTCGCGCTCGGTACGCTGCCCGGCGCCGGATCCACTCTCGCCTCCTTCATGGCCTACGGGTTGGAGTCCAAGATCAACCCGAATCGCCGGCAGTTCGGCAAGGGGGCGATCCAGGGCGTCGCGGCCCCCGAGTCGGCGAACAATGCCGCCGCGAATGCGAACTTCATCCCGACGCTGGCGCTCGGCATCCCCGGCGGCGCCACGACCGCGGTGCTGTTGGGCGCCTTCACCATCTACGGTCTGCAGCCGGGACCGCTGCTCTTCGAGCAGCAGCCCGATCTGGTTTGGGGCCTGCTGGTGTCGTTCTTCATCGGCAACCTGGTCCTGTTGGTGCTGAACCTGCCGCTCGCGCCGGTCTTCGCCCAGATGCTGCGGATTCCCTACCGCTACCTGTATCCCATCATCCTGATCACCTCGCTCGTCGGCGCCTACTCGATCAGCAACAACATCTTCAGCGTCTGGATCGTGCTGGTCTTCGGCCTGATCGGCCTGGTGATGAAGGAGCTCGACCTGCCCATCGCGCCGCTCGTGCTGGGCCTGGTGCTCGGGCCGTTGCTGGAGCGCGCGATGGTGCAGACCTCGGCGCTCGGGCAGGGTAACTTCGGGATCGTGCTGGGCTCGCCGATCGCGACGGGGGTCCTCGTCGTCGCGGCACTGCTCGCGCTGCTGCCGGCGCTGCGGCACCTGCTGCCGCGGCGCGGCACCCGGGCACCGGCCGAGGACCCCGAACGCGACAAGGTGGGACAACCGTGA
- a CDS encoding dihydroxyacetone kinase family protein, which produces MSQLLNDPADFAAQAVAGFADAHPHLVRPVPGGVVRCGATPPGQVAVITGGGSGHYPAFAGWVGPGLAHGAVCGNIFASPSAEEVADVVRAADSGAGALLCFGNYAGDVLNFGLAGELLRAEGSDTAIVAVTDDIASAPPAEEARRRGIAGDLAVIKIAAAAAAAGADLDGVAAAARAANARTFTIGAAFSGCTLPGAAEPLFTVADGTVALGLGIHGEPGLEELPTPSADELVALMWDRLAAERPADADGRVVIMVNGLGATTHEELFVAARALGSPLAAAGLTVRDLVVGEQCTSLDMSGFSITVLWLDDELEAGWFAPCTSAAFTRSGESHPDHGPSARPVPTRPAIERGGQESRALAARLLDALRDAERALADAESRLGELDAVAGDGDHGIGMRRGVRAALTAAEDAADAGAGAQTLARLAAAGWAREAGGTSGALWGAMLGAAAARLDDEAGADPGALDAAVAAAADALGRIGGARPGDKTMLDAVVPFAEAFAAATGTPRGRWNAAADAARDAAAATSDLVARRGRSRTHGERSVGTPDPGAVSFALVVATLAPHLPGEPTSSDDSEEQQ; this is translated from the coding sequence GTGAGTCAACTGCTGAACGATCCGGCGGACTTCGCCGCGCAGGCCGTTGCCGGCTTCGCCGACGCGCACCCGCACCTGGTGCGCCCGGTGCCGGGCGGCGTGGTCCGCTGTGGTGCCACGCCGCCCGGCCAGGTCGCCGTGATCACCGGCGGCGGCAGCGGCCACTATCCGGCCTTCGCCGGGTGGGTCGGCCCCGGCCTGGCCCACGGTGCGGTCTGCGGCAACATCTTCGCCTCACCGTCTGCCGAAGAGGTCGCCGACGTGGTCCGTGCCGCCGACTCCGGCGCCGGCGCCCTGCTCTGCTTCGGCAACTACGCCGGCGATGTGTTGAACTTCGGCCTGGCCGGCGAGCTGCTGCGCGCGGAGGGCAGCGACACGGCGATCGTCGCCGTCACCGACGACATCGCCTCGGCGCCACCCGCGGAGGAGGCACGCCGCCGCGGGATCGCGGGCGACCTGGCCGTGATCAAGATCGCCGCTGCGGCGGCGGCAGCCGGTGCCGATCTCGATGGCGTCGCCGCTGCCGCCCGCGCGGCGAATGCGCGTACCTTCACGATCGGTGCCGCCTTCTCCGGGTGCACCCTGCCGGGCGCCGCCGAACCGCTCTTCACCGTTGCCGACGGCACGGTCGCGCTCGGGCTCGGCATCCACGGCGAACCCGGGTTGGAGGAGCTGCCCACGCCGAGCGCCGACGAGCTGGTCGCGCTGATGTGGGACCGACTCGCCGCCGAGCGGCCCGCCGACGCCGACGGCCGCGTGGTGATCATGGTCAACGGGCTCGGTGCCACGACGCACGAGGAACTGTTCGTCGCGGCGCGCGCGCTCGGCTCGCCGCTGGCCGCGGCCGGCCTCACCGTGCGCGACCTGGTGGTGGGTGAGCAGTGCACCTCCCTCGACATGAGCGGGTTCTCGATCACCGTGCTCTGGCTGGACGACGAGCTCGAGGCCGGTTGGTTCGCCCCCTGCACCAGTGCCGCGTTCACCCGTTCCGGCGAATCCCATCCCGACCACGGGCCCTCCGCCCGTCCGGTCCCGACCCGCCCCGCCATCGAGCGCGGCGGGCAGGAGTCGCGGGCCCTGGCCGCGCGGCTGCTGGACGCGCTGCGCGACGCCGAGCGCGCGCTCGCCGACGCCGAATCCCGGCTGGGCGAGCTCGACGCCGTCGCGGGCGACGGGGACCACGGCATCGGGATGCGGCGCGGCGTCCGGGCCGCCCTCACGGCCGCCGAGGACGCCGCGGACGCCGGGGCCGGCGCGCAAACGCTGGCGCGGCTCGCTGCCGCCGGCTGGGCCAGGGAGGCCGGCGGGACGTCGGGCGCGCTCTGGGGCGCGATGCTCGGCGCCGCCGCGGCGCGGCTCGACGACGAGGCCGGCGCGGATCCCGGGGCGCTCGACGCCGCGGTCGCGGCCGCGGCCGACGCGCTCGGGCGGATCGGTGGTGCGCGACCCGGCGACAAGACCATGCTCGACGCCGTGGTCCCCTTCGCCGAGGCCTTCGCCGCAGCCACGGGTACGCCACGCGGGCGCTGGAACGCCGCCGCGGACGCGGCCCGGGACGCGGCAGCCGCCACCTCCGATCTGGTCGCCCGGCGCGGGCGATCGCGTACCCACGGCGAACGCTCGGTCGGCACCCCCGACCCCGGCGCCGTCTCCTTCGCCCTGGTGGTGGCGACACTGGCGCCGCACCTGCCGGGCGAGCCGACCAGCAGCGACGACAGCGAGGAGCAACAGTGA
- a CDS encoding ribose-5-phosphate isomerase, whose protein sequence is MKIIIGADDAGVRYRDRLAEDLRADDRVDEVVVLGPQDGRAEDYPGVAAQAATMISDGEADRAILVCGTGLGMAIAANKIKGIRAATAHDSFSVERSVLSNDAQVLAMGERVIGLELARRLAKEWLGYTFDPTSRSAPKVEAIKKLED, encoded by the coding sequence GTGAAGATCATCATCGGAGCCGACGATGCCGGCGTACGCTACCGCGACCGGCTGGCCGAGGACCTGCGCGCGGATGATCGGGTGGACGAGGTCGTCGTGCTCGGGCCGCAGGATGGCCGGGCCGAGGACTACCCGGGCGTCGCCGCGCAGGCCGCGACCATGATCAGCGATGGCGAGGCCGACCGCGCCATCCTGGTCTGCGGAACCGGTCTGGGGATGGCCATCGCCGCGAACAAGATCAAGGGCATCCGGGCAGCGACCGCACATGACTCCTTCTCCGTGGAGCGATCAGTGCTGTCCAATGACGCGCAGGTGCTCGCCATGGGCGAGCGCGTGATCGGCCTCGAACTGGCCCGGCGTCTGGCCAAGGAGTGGCTCGGCTACACCTTCGACCCGACGTCGCGTTCGGCGCCGAAGGTCGAGGCGATCAAGAAGCTGGAGGACTGA